Genomic window (Silene latifolia isolate original U9 population unplaced genomic scaffold, ASM4854445v1 scaffold_238, whole genome shotgun sequence):
AAGAATCAGCGAAAGGATGGCTATTCCGCCCACATCGCCAACCACAATACAAACGATGGTTTGTGGTTTTAGGCGGCGATGATCTCCCCCGCTTTGCCCGTTCTCCTGATTTGTACCTTGTGGACCACTATCAGGAGAGCTACTGAAGTTTCTCGGAAAGGCCGCGAATGCGGGCGAAGGAACAGGCTGTCCGGAGACCGGGGGAACCGTGCATGGCTTGCTTAGAGGCGGCCCACAAAGATCCGGATTCCCATCAAACGTCTTCTTTCTCTTGTTTCGAAAAACGCCAAAATTCGGGATTTCTCCTGTGAAATTGTTGTAGGATAAATCTAAAGTTGCGTTTTGTGGAATATTTCGCCCGAATTCGGCTGAAATATCTCCTCTAAAACCGTTgtatgataaattaagaaacctGATACTACGTCCTCCAAAATCAACCGGCAATGAACCATTGATTAAATTGGAGGACAAATCCAAGATTCGAACCCGGTCGAACCCACCCGGAAGATTCCCGGTGAAATAATTACACCGCAGCGTAACTGCTCTAAGATTCGGTAAGCTTCCAAGATTCGCCGGAATATTCCCAGAGAGTGCATTGTCAGCTAAGTTGAGCACTGTCAAACTCCTGAGTCCTCCAACCGAACCGGAGATCTCGCCAGAAATCAAATTTCCAGCAAGGTCTAAGAGACGTAGTGTCGAAACGCTGAACAGCGTGTCCGGTAAGGTACCATTGATTAAATTTGACGACAGAATTAGTGTTTGAAGCCGGTCAAGGCGGCCAAAGTTTGCAGGGATTGTTCCAAGGAGTTGGCTCCTTGAGAGCGACACGCTAATGACCCGACCTGAATCCGAACCAGACCCACAAGTGACGCCACGCCACGAACACGGCGTGTCGTCGAGGAGTGACCAAGAGTCTAAAACCCGTAAAGGGTCACTTAAGATGGAGATTTTGAAGGAAGCCAGTATAAGACCGTCAGGGTTTAAAGCAAAAGAATTGTAAACGGAAAGAAAAATGATGGTTAGTGTTGGAATAATGTTCAAGGTTTTTGGTACTACTTTCATCGTGTGTTTAATCAAACTACTCAAGATTTGAGTCCACATGTTTTGAAAAGTGTCGTTAAATGGTGGTGGTTAACaataattttgaaaaaaaaaaaataatatgatGACTTAGATCAACTACTAAAGGGAAATGAAATAGTGTACGTTTGTAGGAGTGTTTTGGAAAGTAACTGAGGGAAGAATATTTGTCAAGGGAAGTGAGATTTATGGGATGGCAGAATAAAGCATGTGAGCATGGAATTTGTTTAAGAATCAAAATATATCACAAAACAGCTCACTATAGTCTACAACTAACCTTGCTTctattgcttttgttttgtaAATTTTGCTTTTAAAGTGGTCGAGGTTTAATTATAGATTGTGAAGGTTCAACTTGATAGAGATCAACTTGTTATGGCAGACTGAAGGAAATTGCTCCAAGGAGGGCCTTAGGATACTCTtggtcaacaaaaaaaaaaaaaaacaagggaaTACttctagtcaaaaaaaaaaaaaaaaaaaaaaaaaaaacactgttTTTACAAACAAAATTGGAATCTTTAGTTCCATAAAGTTTGCTCTATCATATCAACCATTGTATGATATAATGATATGATTGATGTCGTCCTCGTCAAAATAAGTTGACATTAGTAAATTTTTAGTACTATTCTGTAGTATATTTTAACCTATTCACCTGAAAATTAAAGAATAACAATTAGCTAGTCATATACCAAGTTACAGCGCGTCTTGCTTCAGATGCTGTTTCCCGAGTTATATTTAAACCTAATGTTGTATATCTTCTTGTTCACAGAGTTATAGACTCCAATTGCAGAATTGCCGCTTCTCTGCTCTATCATAGTATGATTATTAAAGGTGCAAGCAAAGACTGTACAAACGGAAAAGAAAAAATCCACAGTACATGTGAATAGCCAACGTAAAAACAAGACTTCACCGCCTTTTACCGGTGACGACGAATCTCGATGGGCTAAACGGGCTGAGGTCAACAATGCTTGTCTGGCCATGTACGACAAGCTCGGCTAAGGCTGCTCCTGTGGCAGGACCGTTAAGGATGCCCCAACAGCTATGACCGGTGGCTACGAAGCACCCTTTTGAGCCGGGAAGCTCCCCAATAACTGGGTTACCATCATCAGTGCATGGCAGAAAGCATGCTTGTTCAGCTATGACTTGGGCGTTCCCTTCCTTGAGGTGTGAAGACACATTCTCAGCAACCCGTTTGAGTGTCTTGATTGAATCAGGATATGGCAACACCTCTTCTGGATTATCAGGCACTTCCTCTGTTGATGACATGCCACATATGTATACCTCGCCTAAGAAACCACGTTTAGACATTGGATTAATCTCATTGTGGAGTGACACGTACTTACTGGTAAGTTGTAATTCGCATGTAGCTCAGATTCTACGTCTCAAGTTTAAGCATAATAAGATATCCGACAACTGCATCATGCATCACTCTCATAAGCAATGTCTCTTTGCATTTTGCTAATGTGCAATTGTGCAGGTTCAAAATGCGCAAGGCAGACCAAGGCGAGGAGGGCCCTAGGCGACAAAACACAAGGCGTGACGCGAAGGCATTCGCCAGATACACGCAAGGCACACTGTTTTTACAAACAAAATTGGAATCTTTAGATAAAGTTTCGTACCATTTTGGAGTTCAAAGAGGGTTAACATGTAAAGGAGTAAGTTCATGGATAATGTGCTAAGAAAAGGATTATAAATGAATGATAAGAGAAATAGTACTGAAAGTGCATAGTAGTATGCCTCGCTTGATGTGCCTTGTCTATAAGCGCACCGAGGCATTTTGACCAGTTCCTCCGTGATCCTTGGCCTTAAGCGCGCTTTTTCAAACCTAAATATGCTTAAGAAATCCAGTTCTATCAACTCTCATCCATCTATTTACTTACTAGGAGTCTCTCATGAATCATTGATGAGCCAAGTCTTGCTCTTTTCAGCTATAAATGACAACTAAACTTAATCGATTTTAACCGACTTTCTggtccacaaaaaaaaaaattattcccCAACTATTTTTATACTAATAATAATCAAATGAATCCAAACTCAGCTAATTGAAGCGTAAATTGTTGAGACACATCAATCATAAATTTCGTAATTACAATCTAAACACTTGACAAATCATAAGCAACATTGTCGTCTTCCTTAATgcttgcttgtttttcttttcattttgtttCGGGACACCAGCTACATCAACCCAATGaagcataataaaaaaaaaaaaacgaaagaaaatgAGAAAAAGTGTGGTACCAGTAGGGCGAGGATAAACGTCAGGATCCAAAGGGCGGTCACCAGGAGACTGAAAATAACTCAAAAACAAGGCATGTGCCGAAATGAGAGCCGGTTCCTTAGAAATAGGCTCCAAAACAATACTATGAGCCTTCATCCCATAAACCCGAAACAAAGACGACAACATGACCATCTTAGACGACCAAGGCCCAAGTGCCAACACCACTGAGTCAGCCTCAACAACTCGCCCATCCGACAACACCACCGCCTTAACTCGGCCCTCTTCACCCACCTCCACAACACCTACCTTCCCAATCACCACCTCCGCCCCATACTTATCCACCGCCTCCGTCATCAACCTCTTTGTGAACAACCCCGGGTGTACCTGAGCCGTCGATTGGTCCGAACCGATCTGCTTCCCCTCCTGGGCCGACCCGTCGACCCAGTCTGGTAGTACTCCTCTGGGGCCGGGTTTGACTGGGGTGAACTCATTGACGATGACGCTGAGTGTAGTGAGGGGACGGTAGCCGTAGGATGATGGACCGTCGAGGTCAGAGGATAATGAACGGTGGAGATTGAAGCTGGCACGTGCCAGCGAGGAGACGGGGCCGTTGTCGCACCAGTCAAGAGCGAGGAATCCACCGGCTTTACCGGAGGCGGCGCATGCGATGGAGGATTGTTCAATGAGGGTTACGGTGGCGCCCAGTTTAGAGAGGTAGTATGCGGTGCATACTCCTATTACTCCGCCACCGCATAC
Coding sequences:
- the LOC141638950 gene encoding D-amino-acid oxidase; this translates as MLTSSGERETTSSKKVVVCGGGVIGVCTAYYLSKLGATVTLIEQSSIACAASGKAGGFLALDWCDNGPVSSLARASFNLHRSLSSDLDGPSSYGYRPLTTLSVIVNEFTPVKPGPRGVLPDWVDGSAQEGKQIGSDQSTAQVHPGLFTKRLMTEAVDKYGAEVVIGKVGVVEVGEEGRVKAVVLSDGRVVEADSVVLALGPWSSKMVMLSSLFRVYGMKAHSIVLEPISKEPALISAHALFLSYFQSPGDRPLDPDVYPRPTGEVYICGMSSTEEVPDNPEEVLPYPDSIKTLKRVAENVSSHLKEGNAQVIAEQACFLPCTDDGNPVIGELPGSKGCFVATGHSCWGILNGPATGAALAELVVHGQTSIVDLSPFSPSRFVVTGKRR